In Corallococcus macrosporus, the following are encoded in one genomic region:
- a CDS encoding MmcQ/YjbR family DNA-binding protein, with protein MPAENETQKVEAVLREHAMSYPGAHEDFPWGHRAMKVNDKTFLFMTVDGEKLNLSAKLPDSKDAALTLPFTEPTEYGLGKSGWVTAHFDEASQVPVPVIKAWIDESYRAIAPKKLVDQLPARGTAVPGPASKPASKPASKPARSAAGKKASAGKAAKKVVAKVKTVAKKAAARVKTVAKKAAKKAAKVAPAAKAKVARKPAAPARGKRPAASAPKRARRS; from the coding sequence ATGCCCGCAGAGAACGAGACGCAGAAGGTCGAAGCCGTACTGCGCGAACATGCGATGAGCTACCCCGGCGCCCACGAGGACTTTCCCTGGGGCCACCGCGCGATGAAGGTCAACGACAAGACCTTCCTCTTCATGACCGTGGACGGAGAGAAGCTGAACCTCTCCGCCAAGCTTCCCGACTCCAAGGACGCCGCCCTCACGCTGCCCTTCACGGAGCCCACCGAGTACGGCCTGGGAAAGAGCGGCTGGGTGACCGCCCACTTCGACGAGGCCTCGCAGGTGCCGGTGCCCGTCATCAAGGCGTGGATCGACGAGAGCTACCGCGCCATCGCGCCGAAGAAGCTCGTGGATCAGCTCCCCGCCCGGGGCACCGCCGTCCCCGGCCCCGCGTCCAAGCCGGCCTCGAAGCCGGCCTCGAAGCCGGCCAGGTCCGCCGCGGGCAAGAAGGCCTCCGCGGGCAAGGCCGCCAAGAAGGTCGTGGCGAAGGTGAAGACCGTGGCCAAGAAGGCCGCCGCCCGCGTGAAGACCGTGGCGAAGAAGGCCGCCAAGAAGGCCGCCAAGGTCGCCCCCGCCGCCAAGGCCAAGGTCGCGCGCAAGCCCGCCGCCCCGGCCCGAGGCAAGCGCCCCGCGGCCTCCGCGCCCAAGCGCGCCCGCCGCTCGTAG
- a CDS encoding inorganic pyrophosphatase yields the protein MKKSTQTTSQAHPWHGIAPGPEAPEVVTAYIEIVPTDAVKYEMDKESGILMLDRPQRFSSQCPTLYGFIPRTYCGEQVAKRCAERTGVKDIRGDGDPIDICVLTEKVVSNGNLLVHAVPVGGFRMIDGNEADDKIIAVLESDLVYGELQYIAQLPRPLLDRLKHYFLTYKQIPGEGKRSVEIAEVYDRQEAMEVIRRSMRDYDKLFVEPEAKPAKKAARKAPASKAPAGKASRGARGGK from the coding sequence ATGAAGAAGAGCACCCAGACCACGTCGCAGGCCCACCCCTGGCATGGCATCGCGCCCGGGCCCGAGGCCCCTGAAGTCGTCACCGCGTACATCGAGATCGTCCCCACGGACGCGGTGAAGTACGAGATGGACAAGGAGTCCGGCATCCTGATGCTGGACCGGCCCCAGCGCTTCAGCAGCCAGTGCCCCACGCTCTACGGCTTCATCCCGCGCACGTACTGCGGCGAGCAGGTGGCGAAGCGCTGCGCGGAGCGCACCGGCGTGAAGGACATCCGCGGCGACGGGGACCCCATCGACATCTGCGTGCTGACGGAGAAGGTCGTCTCCAACGGCAACCTGCTGGTGCACGCGGTGCCCGTAGGCGGCTTCCGGATGATCGACGGCAACGAGGCCGACGATAAAATCATCGCGGTGCTGGAGTCGGACCTCGTGTACGGCGAGCTCCAGTACATCGCGCAGCTGCCGCGCCCGCTGCTGGACCGCCTGAAGCACTACTTCCTCACCTACAAGCAGATTCCCGGTGAGGGAAAGCGCAGCGTGGAGATCGCCGAGGTCTACGACCGGCAGGAGGCCATGGAGGTCATCCGCCGCAGCATGCGCGACTACGACAAGCTCTTCGTGGAGCCGGAGGCGAAGCCGGCGAAGAAGGCCGCGCGCAAGGCCCCCGCTTCGAAGGCGCCGGCCGGCAAGGCGTCCCGTGGAGCGCGGGGCGGGAAGTAG
- a CDS encoding lysophospholipid acyltransferase family protein — translation MLKVLQTVFAGTATVGLTGVTSATVTVLSGLHQHPAADKVLGAWGRSALAAAGVRHEAFGLENIPKDGNVVFVSNHQSHFDAMVNFAHIEKHTRYVAKAELFKVPVFGRAMRVAGNIPVQRTGGADDRARLQEAVTALRERVSVLFYAEGTRSPDGELKPFKKGAATLAIQAQVPVVPMAISGTRLILPKGGRAIRWGQRVALVVGKPVPTQGLTLDDRDTLTRRLEEAVAGLYAEARQRSGDTP, via the coding sequence ATGCTCAAGGTGCTCCAGACGGTGTTCGCTGGCACGGCCACGGTGGGCCTCACGGGCGTCACGTCCGCGACGGTGACGGTGCTGTCCGGGCTGCATCAGCACCCGGCGGCGGACAAGGTGCTGGGGGCCTGGGGGCGCTCGGCGCTCGCGGCCGCGGGCGTGCGGCATGAAGCCTTCGGCCTGGAGAACATCCCGAAGGACGGCAACGTCGTCTTCGTGAGCAACCACCAGTCGCACTTCGACGCGATGGTGAACTTCGCGCACATCGAAAAGCACACGCGCTACGTCGCCAAGGCGGAACTCTTCAAGGTGCCCGTGTTCGGCCGGGCCATGCGCGTGGCGGGCAACATCCCCGTGCAGCGCACGGGCGGCGCGGACGACCGGGCCCGGCTCCAGGAGGCCGTCACGGCGCTGCGCGAGCGCGTCAGCGTGCTGTTCTACGCCGAGGGCACCCGCAGCCCGGATGGCGAGCTGAAGCCCTTCAAGAAGGGCGCCGCCACGCTGGCCATCCAGGCGCAGGTCCCCGTCGTCCCCATGGCCATCTCCGGCACCCGGCTCATCCTCCCCAAGGGGGGCAGGGCCATCCGGTGGGGCCAGCGCGTGGCGTTGGTGGTGGGCAAGCCCGTGCCTACGCAGGGGCTGACGCTGGATGACCGGGATACCCTCACCCGCCGCCTGGAAGAGGCGGTGGCCGGCCTGTACGCCGAGGCGCGCCAGCGCTCGGGAGACACTCCATGA
- the epmA gene encoding EF-P lysine aminoacylase EpmA: protein MPNVNPWRAARGRQGLYSALRQFFASQGYLEVETPLLVPTPGMEPYISAFETPFVPETDLGRARTLYLHTSPEYAMKRLLAQGAGPLFQICKVFRNGEVSQTHNPEFTLLEFYRPHADYHAIMDDLEGALARAGQAAADAKDGEPGADPGFFTRTPYERVTVRDAVLRATGVDIHVHSDGASLKRAADAVGVHTGNSTSFDDVFFHLFLERVERGLGHERPTFLIEYPASMAALSRLKPGDPRVAERVELYAKGLELANGFSELTDAAEQRARLVEEQELRRKLGRAVYPLDERFLEAVGRMPPSAGIAVGLDRILMLLLGVQRIEDVLLFPAHGFV, encoded by the coding sequence ATGCCCAACGTAAACCCATGGCGGGCGGCCCGAGGACGCCAGGGCCTCTACTCCGCCCTGCGCCAGTTCTTCGCAAGCCAGGGATACCTGGAAGTGGAGACGCCGCTGCTCGTGCCCACCCCCGGCATGGAGCCGTACATCTCCGCCTTCGAGACGCCCTTCGTCCCGGAGACGGACCTGGGCCGGGCGCGCACGCTCTACCTGCACACCAGCCCCGAGTACGCGATGAAGCGCCTGCTGGCGCAAGGCGCGGGGCCGCTGTTCCAGATCTGCAAGGTCTTCCGCAACGGCGAGGTGTCCCAGACGCACAACCCGGAGTTCACGCTGCTGGAGTTCTACCGGCCGCACGCGGACTACCACGCCATCATGGACGACCTGGAGGGCGCGCTGGCCCGGGCGGGCCAGGCGGCGGCGGACGCGAAGGACGGCGAGCCCGGCGCGGACCCTGGCTTCTTCACGCGCACGCCGTACGAGCGCGTGACGGTGCGCGACGCGGTGCTGCGCGCCACGGGCGTGGACATCCACGTGCACTCGGACGGCGCGTCGCTCAAGCGGGCGGCGGACGCCGTGGGCGTGCACACCGGGAACTCGACGTCCTTCGACGACGTCTTCTTCCACCTCTTCCTGGAGCGGGTGGAGCGGGGCCTGGGCCACGAGCGGCCCACCTTCCTCATCGAGTACCCCGCGTCCATGGCGGCGCTGTCCCGGCTGAAGCCCGGCGACCCGCGCGTCGCGGAGCGCGTGGAGCTGTACGCGAAGGGGCTGGAGCTGGCGAACGGCTTCTCCGAATTGACGGACGCGGCGGAGCAGCGCGCGCGGCTGGTGGAGGAGCAGGAGCTGCGCCGCAAGCTGGGCCGCGCCGTGTATCCCCTGGACGAGCGCTTCCTGGAGGCGGTGGGCCGCATGCCGCCGTCCGCGGGCATCGCCGTGGGGCTCGACCGAATCCTCATGCTGCTGCTCGGGGTCCAGCGCATCGAGGACGTCCTCCTGTTCCCCGCGCACGGGTTCGTCTGA
- a CDS encoding nicotinate phosphoribosyltransferase, which yields MPQSLLATDGYKFSMAEAGWPLRKETFYYSHRKGGPQVMPLDLEAWVRNLLPEPQPDDYAFLARHDYEMGVGFKAAILRKERLSVRAIPRGAVFLPREPILTLTGPSALVSWLEPVLLQLNYRVQVATQALQDREALARTLATVSCEEEKRIALETLDQVGVRAVAIRVDSEGYVQRVRAQVKELVDIVEDPSRIFEVGLRAATCLEQHELALRACQEAGVQRTSNVEGARVLNMIPVGTMGHEHVQRYGSDDAAYRAMHERRPQRSSYLLDTFDTLTSGIPAAFKLISEEPQGGDSIRFDSGNKKLQYLYAVTRARDLGIKPVIILEDGLDAQMTREFEELRKQVGWEPTTQFYGYGGHIVARTMSHALTRDRVAAIYKLSCSGATPVMKFGNELAEGKQSVPGTPVLFRRRTGTGPLGLVGQAGEATPQGYFPLMESAASTPSLVGAEGLTPEEQRIGYTATTQALVESITRRHFPQGR from the coding sequence ATGCCCCAGTCTCTGCTCGCCACGGATGGCTACAAGTTCAGCATGGCGGAGGCCGGCTGGCCCCTGCGGAAGGAAACGTTCTACTACTCGCACCGCAAGGGCGGGCCGCAGGTGATGCCGCTGGACCTGGAGGCCTGGGTCCGCAACCTCCTGCCGGAGCCGCAGCCGGACGACTACGCGTTCCTCGCCCGGCACGACTACGAGATGGGCGTGGGCTTCAAGGCCGCCATCCTCCGCAAGGAGCGGCTGTCCGTGCGCGCCATCCCGCGGGGCGCGGTGTTCCTGCCGCGCGAGCCCATCCTCACCCTCACCGGCCCCTCCGCGCTGGTGTCCTGGCTGGAGCCGGTGCTGTTGCAGCTCAACTACCGCGTCCAGGTGGCCACGCAGGCCCTGCAGGACCGCGAGGCCCTGGCGCGGACGCTGGCCACGGTGTCGTGCGAGGAGGAGAAGAGAATCGCCCTGGAGACGCTGGACCAGGTGGGCGTGCGGGCCGTGGCCATCCGCGTGGACTCGGAGGGCTACGTGCAGCGCGTGCGGGCGCAGGTGAAGGAGCTGGTGGACATCGTGGAGGACCCCTCGCGCATCTTCGAGGTGGGCCTGCGCGCGGCGACCTGCCTGGAGCAGCACGAGCTGGCCCTGCGCGCGTGCCAGGAGGCGGGCGTGCAGCGCACCAGCAACGTGGAGGGCGCGCGGGTGCTGAACATGATTCCCGTGGGCACCATGGGCCACGAGCACGTGCAGCGCTACGGCTCCGACGACGCGGCCTACCGCGCGATGCATGAGCGCCGGCCGCAGCGCTCCAGCTACCTGCTGGACACCTTCGACACGCTGACGTCGGGCATCCCGGCCGCGTTCAAGCTCATCTCCGAGGAGCCGCAGGGCGGGGACTCCATCCGCTTCGACTCCGGGAACAAGAAGCTCCAGTACCTGTACGCGGTGACGCGCGCGCGCGATTTGGGCATCAAGCCGGTCATCATCCTGGAGGACGGCCTGGACGCGCAGATGACGCGCGAGTTCGAGGAGCTGCGCAAGCAGGTGGGCTGGGAGCCGACGACGCAGTTCTACGGCTACGGCGGCCACATCGTGGCGCGCACCATGTCCCATGCGCTGACGCGCGACCGGGTGGCGGCCATCTACAAGCTGTCGTGCTCGGGCGCGACGCCGGTGATGAAGTTCGGCAACGAGCTGGCGGAGGGCAAGCAGAGCGTGCCGGGCACGCCCGTCCTGTTCCGCCGCCGCACGGGCACCGGGCCGCTGGGGCTGGTGGGGCAGGCGGGGGAGGCGACGCCCCAGGGCTACTTCCCGCTGATGGAGTCCGCCGCGTCCACGCCGTCGCTGGTGGGGGCGGAGGGCCTGACGCCGGAAGAACAGCGCATCGGGTACACTGCCACCACGCAGGCGCTGGTGGAGTCCATCACCCGGCGCCACTTCCCGCAGGGCCGCTGA